The genomic interval gGGGAACAAAGATTCATAAagcctattttaaatgtttttttccccctctccctcccatttgccTGGAGTTCCCAGTGGCTGTGAGGCTGCTTGCCGTACCAGGCGCCACGGGAGCCTCCTTTGACACACAGAGCCCCACCAGACCACAGTTGGGGCATCGCAGTCTTGCCTTGCTCCTCTGGCCCCGCTCACCATTTTTGTGCTTTGGCTTTGTCCTCACTTCCTTCAATGTATGtgcctcccatttttttttttgtttttttggttatcatttgttgtttgtttcatctggttcctggttttcttttATGACATAGTCAGCTGTGTGTGGATCTGTAGGGTTTGGGGCACCAATCAGTTatgttttgtttgcctttttcttttcttttcttttttttgtcaaaCCCGAGAGAAAACGTCCCATAAGGAGCTAGAAGTTTCTAGTTCACAGCCTTTGGAATCTTCCTGGCCTTTGACTCCTCATGGCCCCTGAGATCCTAATCCGTTTTCTCCCAGGAGGTCTCTGGGGGGCTGAGCTGCTGCAGGGGCACAGGTGGGTAGGGAGGGTCGGGGGATCATCCCAGGACATCATTGTGCATGCTTTTTGgtgcagcctcttttttttttttttctctttttcttttttttcccctaatgcttGAGTTATGAATGAGGATGACCTCTACAATCATGATGTCTCATGACTACTTGTTCCTTCACCAGCTTTCTGATGCATGGTCTTAATACCTGTGAGTTTACTTTGCTCCAGACCACAATCTTCAGTCGCCTCAACAACCACCTATTagaacattaaaaggaaataaattgaggaTCCCTTGTTGCTCTCTTGACTTCACTTGAAATCAGACATCCTAGAAATGGCAAGAAAGGAGCCAGGGGGAGGTGTCAAGGAGGGAGCAGTGATGCCACTTGCACCACTGTGTGTCAGACACTGTCCTGGAGCTGGGGCACCCCAGAGGGCCCTGAACTCTGGAACTCTTGCCAGGTTGCTGTTGAGGCTGCTGAGATGGCCACCTCCCACCATGTCAATCACAGGTGGACAGTAGTGGAGCCAGCTTCCCGCGCCCCTTTTTGTGTGAGCAGAAAAGGGAGCGGCACAAGCCTTGCCTAACTGCCAGGTGCCAAGTGCCTCTCCCCGCCCGCTCCATCCCCTCCCCTGGGCCGAGTTTTGGCACCTGTTTGCCCATGTaaagcaacaaaagaagaaagcagatccTGACCTCTGTGCAGGAAAACCAAATTTACCCCCAAGACCCATTAGCACCTCCCCCTGGAACTGGATCCACTACTGGCCCAGGAATATGATGAGGAACCCTGGCTGGATTGGGCCGGAAGCTGGGATCTGATGTTCTGCAGACCAGTGCTCAAAAATGTGGTCGTTTTTTGAGGGACCACCTTCCTCACCCAGATCCAGTTAACAAGGTAGCTCATCACTTCTTGCATCTGCTCAGGGCTGTgctggagttttgtttttatcGTGGTATACTTGGATGCAAGGAATATGTTTTGTTCCCCGATTTAGCGCACCAGCCTGGGAAGTGCATGTCACAGACCAACTCCaccttaaaaagtattttttgagaCCCTCAGGCTACTCACTGAGCTGAGGATGTTTGAAAAAGTCACTGTGACAGATGCAATGGCTGAAgacatggagaaactgaggccctgaCTGAAGAAGGTCCACATCAGGGAATTGGTGCTTGCCATCACAATAATGCCTAAGATGCATAAGCTCATGTTCACCTGTGGGAGAAAGTGTCGCTGCAGCCATGCCCATCCACCTGCAGCTCCCCTTACAGCTCACCCAGGGACATAACTGTGGCAGCCAGACCCCTACTAAGATGGCACCACAGCCCATGGAGACTCAAAACAATCTAGGGCAGATTTTCACTTAACCCTCAGTGGGCAGCAGACCCATCTTCCAGACGGAACAGTCAGAGAAGACTCTTGCTGGCTGTGAAACACTAACCCAGAATTAGTATTTTCCTGTGAACACAGACCTCTCTTACTGGTCCCACAGGAACCAACGCTTGCAGACCACAGGGCCTGGTAGTTATTACTTGGTATGTGCTTataagtgtgtgtgggggggagtccTTACTTCCCAGGATCAGGTAAGGCACAAATTGGCCATACCTCCCTCCACGAGGCACCCCAATCCCCAAGTTACAAGTTCATTCAGGCCAGCTCCTCAGGGCATTCCTGGGCCTCTTTTGTGCTAAGACTTTACCTGTGCAGGTGTTTTCGGTGCATTCTTGCTTATTCCTtaacttcattttacagataaagaaccAGGGGCACTGTATAACTTGCCTAAAGTGCCTCAGTATGAGAGCCCATAGGATTCAACCCTAGACACTGTAGTTCCACGCTTTTAACCAGGACACAGTCCTGACTGGGGATACACCATCGGAAGTGATGTAAGTCATTCCAAGCATCACTTCAAGGAcctaaagaattttttctttcttcttcttcttttttttttttttaaagaaaaaaccttGAGAGAAAAGGGAATCTTTAGAAGCCTCCTATACAAAACCTATATAGACCTTCTTGCTTGGCTGAGAATAAGGAAACTGCCTGCAGACATGCATGCCTCTTCCATGGATTGGGCCTATCTAGACCTCCTACTTATTTCTCTTAGGTTTACCAGAAgctaaatatttgagaaaagagtgccttttttttttggtggtggtggtgttggggattgaactcagggctttgtgcatacaaggcaagcactctactaactgagagTGCTTCCTTAGAATTTACACAAGGCATCTTATGGTCCAGTGGCAGCCTGCTGACATACAAGGTTATGAAGGCTGGGTGGCAACTGATAAAGACTAAAAAACTTCCCAGTCCACAGAgtcatttgttttactttggacCACTTACCCCAAGAATCACACTCCACAGTACACCAACTGCAAGCGTGGCAGCTCCCACTGACTTAGCCCTAAACAGACGGTCGGGTTTGAGCCCAACTCTGGGTTGGGGATGCAATGAGACTCCTCTatcaagcagagactggggaTGGGAGGCGAAGGGGATGCACCTGAGCCCTGGAGGGAGGCTGCTGGGGGGGAGGGTTCTCAGTTCAGGGGAATTTCCAGACGGTTCTTTCCAGTATCCCCGTATGCCTAGGGTACCCCACACGCCCAATTTTCCTGGCAATAGGGTAGACCGGCCAGAACACCCGATAATGACAGAAGAGCGATGGGCAGCGGGTTTCTCACCTTGGAATCGCGTGCAGAGAAAGTCTGAGGCACAGGGGACTTAaaatgagaggtgggaggtggcGGTCTCCCCCAGAGCGGAACTAGCCCAACCGCAGGGAAGGTTTTAGACCTGTCAGGAGGAGGCCTCGTCCGCCGTCTCTTACCGCCCGCGCGGGACCCGGGTCGGCGCGACTCGGGAGGAGGCCGCTCCCGCCTGCCCGGCTCACTGCGGCGCCGGCTGCAGGCCCCCCGCCCGCCCCGGAGCCCGCGGCGCCCGCCCGCCGCCCCCCGCCGCCCGCCCCGGGCTGCACCTCGCTGCCGAAGGCCAGCttagcggcggcggcggccaggGCCCCGAACGCGCCGGCGCACAGGCAGTTGAACGCGCCCCAGAAGCGGCGCCGCATCGCGCCGGCCTGCAGGTGCGGGGGCACCTCGGCTGGCGTGTCGGGGTAGGCGGTGGCCGACACGGCGCCCCTAGGGGGCTGCGGCTGTGGCTGCGGCAGCGACCGCGCCGCCATGATGCCTGCCACCCGCTGCCCGCCGCCGGCTGTCAGCCGCGCGCCCGCCCGCCGGAGCCCGAGCGCTGAGGACGTGCCCACGTGACGGTCCACGCTCCGGAGGCGGCCACGTGACGTGCTTACGTGAGCCCGTCGTCCGCAGCTCCCGTCTTACGCAGGGTGGTGCCGGGCCCGCAGTGTAGACGCCAGGTCCGGGGCCCGCGTGGCGGCTGTGGGTGCGGAACGACAGCCGCTTGCAACCTGCGGCCTCAACCCCGGCCACACAGCGCTGCCCTGCACCGACCCCCGCAGCGTATTCATGCCCAGTCCTGACTCGTCGGAACCGCGAGTCACCTGCATTCCCACGCCTCCTGCCCGCTCACCTGTTCTTTCTAGGTCCAGACACGTACAGTGAAGAGCTGCTTCGACAGAGGGCGCTGGACACCTCCGGACTGagaaaggaggctggggtggAGAGAGGGTGGTGCGCCCTACGTGGGAAGTTAACCTGAGGGTAGGCAGTGAGAAGTCGTCCATATGCTCAGATCAACGTCACCTCTGATCTTCTATGCAATTATGTGTCTTTatgatgtcatttaaaaattgcattttcttgAAATCATAGAACTGTTGGAATGTATGCTATTTCCACTCTCCAGGAAAATTAGTACTTTTTCTCTATGCATATTTAGTTATATAGAGTACAaatgttaaaagtattttatatatgggatccccagcccaccccatcccccagcttccatgctgagaattgaatccctCGCCTCCTCGCATGCTCAGCAGGTGAGGTGAACTACCTCGCCAGCCTGGgacttttctaaaacacaaatgaTTTCACAGCACACATAATGTTCAACAGCATTCTGTTCCCTGTTCTGGGAGT from Urocitellus parryii isolate mUroPar1 chromosome 3, mUroPar1.hap1, whole genome shotgun sequence carries:
- the LOC144253680 gene encoding transmembrane protein 42-like, which translates into the protein MAARSLPQPQPQPPRGAVSATAYPDTPAEVPPHLQAGAMRRRFWGAFNCLCAGAFGALAAAAAKLAFGSEVNMSLCILGIIVMASTNSLMWTFFSQGLSFSMSSAIASVTVTFSNILSSVVVEATEDCGLEQSKLTGIKTMHQKAGEGTSSHETS